TTCGTCGACGTAATAACCGAAAAGCGCGGGATGGTCTTTGTAGACGTCGAGCCAGTGCGGCAGCCTGGCGGATTCTCCGGCTTTTTCCGTGTAGTCATGCGGAAGCTGAACCATGACGCGGGCGCCGAGTTTCCGGGCGTCGTCCAGCAGCTTCAGGTTTCTGGCGCGTCCCTCTTCATCGCCTTTGTCCACATCGCGGCGGTTGGTCGCATAGGTGTGGATCACATTGAAACCGTTTTTGACCAGTTCCGCGGGCGAAAAATTCCAGCCGTTTCCGGCATAGATGCCGACCGGGAAGAATTTGCGTCCGTCCTCCAGCCTGACTTCGGCGGGGGTTGAAAAATCAACTCCGGCCGGCAGCTTCATGACACGCTGCAGCCTGACCTGCGCGGTAGCGATGAGCGCGTTGTCGGCTTTGCTGTAAAGCTTGCCGATCAAGGTCGATTCGCCGTCCGGAACAGCGGACATCGGAACGAAGATGTTCCGTCCCGCCACCCGGCAGCGGACCATGCGTTCCGGCGTCGGGTAATAGTCGGCTTCGATACGGAACTTTTTTAAATTTTCGTCCGAAAATCCATTGACGATGAAATCTGCGCTCTTCTTTTTCGTATCCGGCAGGATGAAGACATCATCGCTTTCGACTGAGTGGACTTTGAATTCCGGAATCAGCTTCGGAATGTCCTCTTTCGCCAGCTCCGTCGGCTTGAGGATGATGTTGCGGTACCAGAGCTTGATCCGGGAGCGGTTCTGCAAAGTCAGGATCACGTTCCCGTCGACGTTGTCCGCCATTGCGAACAAACCGCGGACAGTGGTCCACTTCTCGCTCGGAACCTGCCACCAGGAACGCATGAATACGCCGGTTCCCCAGAAGGTTGCGTCCGCCTTCAGGCCGGCGTCGAGCCGTGAACGGTAATCATATTGGAATTCGTAGACTTTGCCCGGTTCGAGCTTCAGCGACTGTTTGATTCGAATCTGGTCGACATATTCGGGGCCCGTGAAATAGAGCAGGAAGCCTCCGCCGTCGAGCTTCGTCTCGGTCTCTCCGCCCTTTGGGTTCGGGCGCTGGACCTCCCATTCATGCGGGATGCCGGGGAGCCGGCACGGTTTGGAAAACGTGCCGTTCCTGATCAGGTTGCCGCCGCCGTCCGCCGCTGCCGCGCCTATGGCGGCTGCCAGTGACAGAATTTTCAGAAGATTGCGAAATTTCATGATGGTTTCCACGCTCCTGCAGTTGGATGTTCGGGTTAATCTCCGATCCGGGAAAATGCACCGCGTCCTCCGCCCTGGCTGACCCAGGCCGGGCGGCGGTAGCGGGCGATCGGAATCGAAGAGTTGATGCCCTCTTCGATTCCGGGGCGCGGATTCCGGATCGTCGTGACATGCCCGCCGAAAGCCAGCATATTGCAGACTCTGTTTCCGTTGTGGCGATAACGCATGTAGGAGCCCATGTCGGCGGCGCCGCCGAGTGCCGCGCGACTGTCATGCACCCAGAGGAGATCGGGGGAGCGTTCCCGAAAGCTTGCAATGGCGGTCCGCTTGATTCCCTGCCGGCAGAAGCCTCCCCAGTAATTCGTATCCTCGCTGCCGTTGCCGAACGTGTCGCCGTTGAGCCCGTAGCTGGTCTGCAGGTAGAATTCATCGGCGGTCGGAGAGGCCGGATCGGCCGGCGCCGCCGGTGCGGTATGGCTCGGGCAGAGGAAGAGCTTATAGGTGCCGACATATTTTGCATCCCAGAGCATCCCGGCCCATACGTCGCCCGCCCAGCGCTGACGGTTTCGCATCGGGCAGACGAGGTCGTTGTAGTCGTTCGAATAGGAGTCCAATGCCAGTCCGAGCTGTTTGAGGTTATTTTTGCATGAGGTTGACCGCGCGCTCTCCCTTGCCTGCTGCAGGGCCGGCAGCAGCATCGCCGCCAGAATTGCGATGATCGCGATCACGACCAGCAATTCGATCAGTGTGAAACGCTTTGGATTCATGATTTCCCTCCGTTCGATGGTGAGTTGTTTATGGTAAGCGTTCGGGGAATGCGGAATGCTCTCCCTGCGGTTTGACCGATGACCGGAGGACAAGCGTCGACGGGATCTTTCTGAGCCGTGTTTCTTCGGCAGGCCCGTTGTAGAAGCGTTCGAGCGCCAGGTCGACCGAGGTGCGGCCGATCGCGTACATCGGCACTTTCAGCGTGGTCAGGGGAACCGGCATTTTTTCCGCAATGCCGGTATCGTCGGCGCCGACCAGGGAGAATTCGCCGGGAACCTTGCGTCCCAGCTCCCGCAATGCCGTGAACGTCCGTTCGGCGGTGGCGTCGTTGCTGCAGAAGAAGACGCCCGGCAGCTCTTTTCCGCAGGCTTGAAGCATGTCCCTCAGCGGTTCCAGGGGGGAGGAGAGCTGCGGAATCCGCAGAATCCATTCATCGCGCAGTTCCATCCCGTTCCGGCGGAGGGCGTCGATGGAGCGGGCGGTGCGGCTGCGGTAAGTGTAGTTGAAATAAGGATTCGGCTCGAAACATTCGCCGATGACTCCGATGCGGTGGTGGCCATTCTCCTTCAGGTATCCGGTCAGGGCGGCGAATGCGCCTTCAAGATCGCAGACCACCGAGGCGATCCGCACATCGTGCGAATAGCCGGAGATGAAGATCTGCGGCAGAAAATTCTCCGTCAGAGTCAGCTCGAGCGGACGGTCGGGTGTGAATCCGCGATCGCCGAGGTGGATCATCGCCGTCAGGCGCGACAGCATATTTTTCAGCCATTCGCGCACTTCGGCATCCGGTGTTTCCGGAGGGGGCAGCAGCAACGGCATCGGGGCGTATCCGAGTTCAGCCGCCCGGTCGAAAATTCCGCTCAGGTATTTCAGCGGTGTTGGGGTGTCTCCGCCCGCGAACACCGAGAATTGCCGGGGCAGAATGATGCCGATCGAGGGGAAAGGCGGAATGACCCGGGTAAGTGCATGCGGAGCGATGCAGATCGTTCTGCGCCCGTCCGGCAAATGCAGAATTCCATCGCTGATAAGCTGTTCATAGGCACGGTGAACCGTGTTGCGGTTCAGCATCAGCGATTCCGCCAGCTGCCGTTCCGAAACAAAAGGGCGTCCCGGCAGCGGGCGGCTTCGGAAAATGTCTTCGACGATTCCGCGGCTCAGTTGCAGATGAAGCGGTTCCGCGCCGCCGCGGTTGAGTTTGATCGTCGGCATGTATCTTTTTTCGATCATCTGGCAAACCATTTATTTAATTGACGGCTGTTTCGGTATTAATTATTATACCGGAATGCAAGGCGGATGTCAATACCCCGAACATGCTATTTTATCGATATTATGGTATGCTTATGGGTAATAGTATATTGTGTCGCATCGACTTGAAAATCAATTTATTGCGTCGAAAAAAATACCAGAAGATGAAAGGCCGCGCCGTTTATGGCGCGGTATCGGGAGACGGCGGAAGGAAAAACTTCAATACGTTTTTCTCCGGGCGGAAACGCGGGATAACAGCAGGAGCCGCATTGTCGCCGCCGTTCCCGCCGGGGCGCGGAGCGGACACGCGGTCTATGCGGAATGCTTGCCGCGCCGCATGACGCTGAAGAGTTCCGGGAGCTCCGGCGCACGGCAGAGCAGGCTTCCGCCGAAGTAGAGGACGAGGAACAGCACGCCGAGCACCGCGAAGGCCGGAAACTCCCCGACGTGGCGGAAGGTCAACCGGATGCGGAGCAGCGGGTAGAGCCAGTAAAGCAGCGTCCCGGCGGCAAGCGCGACGCCGAGCGAGCGGGCGAAGGTCCGGATGATGCTGCGGCTGCCGAGCGGAATCCCCTCCTTCTGCAGGTGGCGCAGCAGGAGCGTGTTGTTCAGCATCGAGGCGAGCACGGTGGAGAGCGCGATGCCCCCCTGCTTCAGGTGCCACATCAGGATCAAATTCAGCACGATGTTGCAGCCGATGGCGATCAGCGAATAACGCAGCGTGGTCATCATCATCTTGCGGGCGTTGAACGGTGCGAGAAGCACCTTGATCGAACAGAAGGCCGGAATTCCGGCGCCGTAGAAGATCGCGACCATGCGGGCGGCCATGAGGTCCTCTTCGGTATAGTTTCCGCCGAGGCAGAGGATGCGGATCATCGGTTCCCAGAAAAAGATGACTCCGACCGCCATGGGAACGCAGAGGAAATAGACGTGCCGCAAACTGAAGGTGAGGTCGTGCGAAATTTCGTCGAGATTGCCGCGCGCGGCGGCCCGCGACATCGTCGCGGTCAGCACCGAGCCGAGCGCGATGGCGTAGATGCCGATCGGCAGGTCGATGATGCGGTCCACGTAGTTGAGCGCCGGAACCGCTTTAGGGCCGAGGCAGATCGCCAGCGCGCGGTCGACGAGGAAGCTGATCTGCAGCGCGGCTCCACCGATCATGCCGGGCAGCACAAGCCGCCAGAGCCGCCCGAGAATGCCGCTTTCGCGGAAGGCTTTGCGCGACATGGCCGGAAACCGTCCGGCTTTCCAGAGCAGCAGCAGCATGAGCGCAAGCTGAATTGCGCCGGAGATGAGGACGAGGACCGAAAGGAACTCGAGGAAACCGACCAGCTCAGTTCCGGCCAGGCCGCGGCGGAAAGCCGCGTAGAGGCCGCCGATCAGGAAAAAATTCAGCAGCAGTGCGCCGAGCGCGGGCAGCACGAAGATCTTCCGCGTGTTCAGCACCGCGCCGATCGCGCCGACAAGGCAGATGAAGAACGCATACGGCATCAGCAGCGGCAGGATCATGAGCGCCAGTTGGACGCGTTCGCTGGCCAGTACCGGCAGGAACTCCTGCACGGAGCCGGTGAGGGCAAGGCGGCGCAGCCCGAGCGCTCCTCCGGCGACGACCGCCACCACGAGGGCGAGAATCAGCGAAAGCACCGAAAAGACGATGCCGAGCTCGCGGCGGACCTGCTCCGGCCCGGATTTTGCATCGGTTTCGGAGATGAGCGGAATCAGGGCGGTTCCGAGCGCCCCTTCGCCGAGCAGCCGGCGGAACGTGTTCGGAATCGCGAACGCAAGCCCCCAGGCGCTCGCAATCGCGTCGCCGCCGAGCACGCGCGCTTCAAGCATGACGCGCACGAGCCCGAGCACGCGCGACAGAAGCGTCGCGGCCGATACGCCGAGCGAGCTTTTGAGGATGCCGTGTCCGCCGCCTGTGTTCATGTCACTTCGCGTAGGGTTTCATGGCGTCGAGCATTTCGCGGACGGCCTGCTCCATGCCGGTCATGATGGCGCGGCCGACGATCGAATGGCCGATGTTCAGCTCCGAAAGGTGCGGGATTTCGAGGATTCCGGCGATGTTTTCGTAGTCGATGCCGTGTCCGGCATTGACCGAGAGTCCGAGCTTGTGCGCATGTTCCGCGGCTGCGATCAGGCGGTCGAGCTCCTTTCGCCGCTCCGCGCCGGCGGCGTTCGAATAGGTGCCGGTATGAAGCTCGACATAGTCCGCGCCGGCTTTCGCGGCTGCATCAAGCTGGTCGAATTCCGGATCGATGAAAAGGCTGACGACAATGCCGGCCGCATGAAGCTTCTCCACCGCCGCCGCGACCTTTTCGAGCTGCCCGGCGACATCGAGGCCGCCTTCAGTGGTCAGCTCCTGGCGTTTCTCCGGCACGAGGCAGCTGCTGTGCGGCCTGACCTCGCAGGCGATGCGGACCATCTCGCCGGTGACCGCCATCTCCATATTCAGATTCTTCACATGGGCGGCGAGTTCGCGGATGTCGGCGTCCTGGATATGGCGGCGGTCCTCGCGCAGGTGCGCGGTGATGCCCCAGGCTCCAGCCTTCTCCGCGAGGAGGGCGCCTTCGAGCGGCCGCGGGGCGGCGGCTTTGCGCGCCTGCCGCACGGTGGCGATATGGTCGATGTTCACTCCGAGCTTCAGCATGATGATTCTCCTTCTATTTGCGCAGTTTCAGCTGCGGCCGGACGGTTGTACCCCGCGGCGAGCGCCGCGGCGGACTGGATGTCGTCGGTCACGATCCCGATGCGGCGGGGGCGGGCCGCAAGGCCGCCCGCCGCTTCGACGAGGGTTCTGATATCGTCAGCGCTCCATCCGCTCCCGGTTTCGGGCTCGGGGTGAAGCGCGAAAAAGTCACTGTAAAAGCGGAGACGGTGAAGCGCCTCCCTGTCCGGTGCTCCCGGCGTACATTCGAGCGAAAGCGAGATGCCGGGATACAGCAGGTCGCGGAGCAGCCGCACATAAGAGTCCGCATTTCCCGGCAGCCGGACGCCGAGGCGCAGCTTCAGGCGGTATTCGTCGAGAATGCCGAAACTGCCGTGCAACAGCAGGACCAGGGCGTCGCGGTAGGCCGGCTCCCGGAACATGCGTTCCCAGTCGAAACGGAGCCCGACCTCGGAGCACCGCAGTTCGAGCGCACGCTTGCAGCGCGCCCGGAAAAAACGGGCGAATTCGATCCTGAGCGCCGTGTTCTGCTCCGGCAGCAGCGCGGCGATTTCGTAGGCGACGAGTTCGCGCGGAACGATCGCGACCTTGCCGGAAGCGATCCTGTGCAGCTTCATGCGCAGTTCGGCGCTGTCGAACGCACCGCCCGGCACGGCGAGGAAGGCGAGCCCTTTCGGGTACGGTTCCGGCATCCGGGCGAAGCCGTCCTCGCTGGAGAAGACCACGCCGAATTCGACCGGCGGATTCATAGGAACCCCGCTTCCCGCAAAGTGTCCATCGTGATGTCGGACTTCGGCTCC
Above is a genomic segment from Victivallis lenta containing:
- a CDS encoding substrate-binding domain-containing protein; translation: MIEKRYMPTIKLNRGGAEPLHLQLSRGIVEDIFRSRPLPGRPFVSERQLAESLMLNRNTVHRAYEQLISDGILHLPDGRRTICIAPHALTRVIPPFPSIGIILPRQFSVFAGGDTPTPLKYLSGIFDRAAELGYAPMPLLLPPPETPDAEVREWLKNMLSRLTAMIHLGDRGFTPDRPLELTLTENFLPQIFISGYSHDVRIASVVCDLEGAFAALTGYLKENGHHRIGVIGECFEPNPYFNYTYRSRTARSIDALRRNGMELRDEWILRIPQLSSPLEPLRDMLQACGKELPGVFFCSNDATAERTFTALRELGRKVPGEFSLVGADDTGIAEKMPVPLTTLKVPMYAIGRTSVDLALERFYNGPAEETRLRKIPSTLVLRSSVKPQGEHSAFPERLP
- the murJ gene encoding murein biosynthesis integral membrane protein MurJ, producing the protein MNTGGGHGILKSSLGVSAATLLSRVLGLVRVMLEARVLGGDAIASAWGLAFAIPNTFRRLLGEGALGTALIPLISETDAKSGPEQVRRELGIVFSVLSLILALVVAVVAGGALGLRRLALTGSVQEFLPVLASERVQLALMILPLLMPYAFFICLVGAIGAVLNTRKIFVLPALGALLLNFFLIGGLYAAFRRGLAGTELVGFLEFLSVLVLISGAIQLALMLLLLWKAGRFPAMSRKAFRESGILGRLWRLVLPGMIGGAALQISFLVDRALAICLGPKAVPALNYVDRIIDLPIGIYAIALGSVLTATMSRAAARGNLDEISHDLTFSLRHVYFLCVPMAVGVIFFWEPMIRILCLGGNYTEEDLMAARMVAIFYGAGIPAFCSIKVLLAPFNARKMMMTTLRYSLIAIGCNIVLNLILMWHLKQGGIALSTVLASMLNNTLLLRHLQKEGIPLGSRSIIRTFARSLGVALAAGTLLYWLYPLLRIRLTFRHVGEFPAFAVLGVLFLVLYFGGSLLCRAPELPELFSVMRRGKHSA
- a CDS encoding pyridoxine 5'-phosphate synthase, producing MIMLKLGVNIDHIATVRQARKAAAPRPLEGALLAEKAGAWGITAHLREDRRHIQDADIRELAAHVKNLNMEMAVTGEMVRIACEVRPHSSCLVPEKRQELTTEGGLDVAGQLEKVAAAVEKLHAAGIVVSLFIDPEFDQLDAAAKAGADYVELHTGTYSNAAGAERRKELDRLIAAAEHAHKLGLSVNAGHGIDYENIAGILEIPHLSELNIGHSIVGRAIMTGMEQAVREMLDAMKPYAK